Proteins found in one Enterococcus sp. 9D6_DIV0238 genomic segment:
- the phnC gene encoding phosphonate ABC transporter ATP-binding protein → MIQFENVTKTYSNGVKGLKNINLTIKDGEFVSVIGLSGAGKSTLLRSINRLNEITEGNILIDGTSITKANKRNLRKIRRNIGMIFQHFNLVKKSSVQKNVISGRLGYYSTFKSIFGIFSADDYALVEDALGRVGLADKLHSRSDELSGGQQQRVSIARTLVQQASIILADEPVASLDPITTQKIMKDLKKINQELNHTVVINLHSVDLAREFSSRIIGLRDGEVVFDGTAAEATDEVLTSIYGADILKQTEGVQE, encoded by the coding sequence ATGATTCAGTTTGAAAATGTTACAAAAACCTATAGCAACGGTGTTAAAGGATTGAAAAATATCAATTTAACGATCAAAGATGGCGAGTTTGTTTCTGTTATTGGCTTAAGTGGAGCTGGAAAGAGTACATTACTGCGTTCGATCAATCGTTTGAATGAAATCACAGAAGGAAATATCCTGATCGATGGAACATCGATCACAAAGGCCAATAAGCGAAATCTACGAAAAATAAGAAGAAACATTGGCATGATCTTTCAGCATTTTAACTTAGTTAAGAAAAGTTCTGTACAAAAAAACGTTATTTCTGGACGTTTAGGTTATTATTCGACATTCAAGAGTATTTTCGGGATCTTTTCAGCAGATGATTATGCGCTGGTAGAAGATGCTTTAGGACGTGTTGGCTTAGCCGATAAGTTACATTCAAGAAGTGATGAGCTTAGTGGTGGACAACAACAGCGAGTGTCGATCGCTCGGACATTGGTACAGCAAGCATCGATCATTTTAGCCGATGAGCCTGTGGCATCTCTTGATCCGATCACTACCCAAAAAATCATGAAAGATTTGAAGAAAATCAATCAGGAATTGAATCATACAGTTGTGATCAATCTTCACTCAGTTGATTTGGCGCGTGAATTTTCAAGCCGGATCATTGGATTGCGGGATGGTGAGGTCGTGTTTGATGGAACAGCTGCTGAAGCAACAGATGAAGTACTCACGAGCATTTATGGGGCAGATATTTTGAAACAAACTGAAGGTGTACAAGAATGA
- the phnE gene encoding phosphonate ABC transporter, permease protein PhnE has translation MKLKDTIHRNLYKHLFILALVLICVYSSARVTGAQMADVFNNLDQMGLFLQRFLRPDWSYLPKLVEPMLKTIKMSVVGTTIGVIFAVPFAFLATTVVTRNFFFTTIIRFLMSIVRTIPNLLLAALFVAMFGIGEFTGVLTIAVFTFGMVSQLVYEAIETIDHGPIEAAESVGATKTQVAFWSIAPQITHQIASYSLYAFEVNIRASTILGYVGAGGIGVILNSSLSLMRYDRVSIIILSILVVVITIDWISEIIRKRLV, from the coding sequence ATGAAGCTGAAAGATACGATCCATCGAAATTTATATAAGCACTTATTTATTTTAGCTTTAGTCTTGATTTGTGTGTATTCTAGTGCTCGTGTCACAGGGGCTCAAATGGCTGATGTCTTCAATAATCTGGATCAAATGGGGCTTTTCCTACAGCGTTTTCTTCGTCCAGACTGGAGCTATCTTCCAAAGCTTGTTGAACCTATGCTGAAAACGATCAAAATGTCTGTTGTAGGAACGACGATCGGTGTGATTTTTGCTGTTCCGTTTGCTTTTCTAGCGACAACAGTTGTTACTAGAAATTTCTTTTTTACAACGATTATCCGTTTTTTGATGAGTATTGTTCGGACGATCCCCAATCTTTTACTGGCGGCGCTATTTGTTGCAATGTTTGGGATCGGAGAGTTTACAGGTGTGCTGACGATAGCAGTCTTTACTTTTGGTATGGTTTCCCAATTAGTCTATGAGGCGATCGAGACGATCGATCATGGTCCGATCGAAGCAGCTGAATCAGTTGGTGCAACTAAAACGCAGGTTGCTTTTTGGTCGATTGCACCGCAGATCACACACCAGATCGCCAGCTATTCATTGTATGCTTTTGAAGTGAATATTCGTGCGTCAACGATCCTTGGTTATGTTGGTGCGGGGGGAATTGGTGTGATTTTGAATTCTTCATTAAGTTTGATGCGTTATGACCGTGTGTCGATCATCATTTTATCTATTTTAGTCGTTGTGATCACGATCGACTGGATCAGTGAAATCATCAGAAAGAGGTTGGTGTAA
- the phnE gene encoding phosphonate ABC transporter, permease protein PhnE, protein MSINRKVKRYMPILIVLAIILYSAVGIDYSEAGNMSFDMVKSVLTGLFQPDWAYVYDGSGEDLVSLMLLTIGIAFLGTVIATILALPLTFISAHNLWKSNTIISKIGKFICNVLRAFPELVYAIIFVKMVGPGPFAGVLAIGVHQIGMLGKLYTEEIESMDEAPVESMTAVGANFWQTMFYARLPQLIPTFLSLALNHFEIAVRSAATLGLVGAGGIGAPMIFAIQSRAWDKVGIILFGIIITVFLIDAVTGYLRKKLQ, encoded by the coding sequence ATGAGCATAAATAGAAAAGTAAAACGCTATATGCCGATCCTGATTGTTTTGGCGATCATTCTTTATTCTGCTGTAGGCATTGACTATTCAGAAGCAGGAAACATGTCATTTGATATGGTGAAATCAGTTTTAACGGGATTGTTTCAGCCGGATTGGGCGTATGTGTATGATGGCAGCGGTGAAGATTTAGTGAGCTTGATGCTTTTGACGATCGGGATCGCCTTTTTAGGAACGGTGATTGCTACGATTTTAGCTTTACCATTGACATTTATCAGTGCACATAACCTATGGAAATCGAATACGATCATTTCTAAAATCGGGAAGTTTATCTGTAATGTTCTTCGAGCATTTCCAGAACTGGTTTATGCGATCATTTTCGTGAAAATGGTGGGACCAGGACCTTTTGCGGGTGTTTTAGCGATCGGTGTCCACCAAATTGGGATGTTGGGTAAATTGTATACAGAAGAAATCGAATCGATGGATGAAGCGCCTGTAGAATCGATGACAGCGGTTGGCGCCAATTTCTGGCAAACCATGTTTTATGCACGCTTACCGCAATTGATTCCGACGTTTCTATCATTAGCGTTGAATCATTTTGAAATAGCTGTACGTAGTGCTGCGACTCTTGGATTGGTTGGTGCAGGAGGAATCGGTGCACCAATGATTTTTGCGATTCAATCAAGAGCGTGGGATAAAGTTGGGATCATTTTGTTCGGCATCATTATTACGGTCTTTCTGATCGATGCAGTGACTGGCTATTTACGCAAAAAATTACAATGA
- a CDS encoding bifunctional metallophosphatase/5'-nucleotidase, whose translation MTELTILGTTDIHGFLTEAESESGVCSLSAIAENFDAPILIDNGDFLVGSPQSTFFNTTKMISPLIELANKVGFDVMVPGNHDFDYGLDFLVRQAAAFKGKYVCANVLGLDDHLIFDPYAILERSQLKIGVIGVITSAMPQISDYDRIKGVKFLDVIETLNKWVPIVREKVDVLVVSYHGGIERDMMTGASTQYDTGEDQTYRIIDEVNGIDGLICGHQHRTNAGITNDTAFVQPGYRGNYVGELSFSVQHRQIINKQAQLIATREYPPAECQVYDEKAYQLWLQQKLNLGELDRYLRKRVPNTFYSIKLQDETIGGFLQSFKPPYTLSTYHISKEELKEYLQHEGICGIDEHEGQIDPEQQDYRITTNTAIFPKYRLETNYIYNVFDEYLSFISQ comes from the coding sequence ATGACAGAATTAACAATTTTAGGTACGACAGACATCCACGGTTTTCTGACAGAGGCTGAAAGTGAGAGCGGAGTTTGCTCTCTTTCAGCAATTGCTGAAAATTTTGACGCCCCCATTTTGATCGATAATGGGGATTTTTTAGTAGGGAGTCCGCAATCGACTTTTTTTAATACTACAAAAATGATTTCTCCATTAATCGAGTTGGCTAATAAAGTTGGCTTTGATGTAATGGTGCCGGGAAATCATGATTTTGACTATGGACTTGATTTTTTGGTTCGTCAGGCGGCAGCTTTTAAAGGAAAGTATGTGTGTGCAAATGTACTGGGTTTAGATGACCATTTGATTTTTGATCCGTACGCAATTTTGGAACGAAGCCAGTTAAAAATTGGTGTGATCGGTGTGATAACAAGCGCTATGCCTCAAATTTCAGACTATGATCGAATAAAGGGAGTAAAATTCCTCGATGTCATCGAAACGTTAAACAAATGGGTGCCGATCGTACGAGAAAAAGTTGATGTGCTCGTCGTTAGCTATCATGGCGGAATCGAACGTGATATGATGACTGGTGCATCGACACAGTATGATACTGGTGAGGATCAGACATATCGTATCATTGATGAGGTCAATGGGATCGACGGCCTGATATGCGGGCATCAGCATCGAACAAACGCAGGGATCACGAATGATACAGCGTTTGTCCAGCCAGGCTATCGTGGCAATTATGTTGGAGAATTATCATTCTCTGTTCAACATCGTCAAATTATCAACAAACAGGCACAACTGATCGCTACTCGAGAATATCCGCCAGCAGAGTGCCAAGTATACGATGAAAAAGCCTATCAGCTCTGGCTGCAGCAAAAATTAAATCTAGGTGAATTAGATCGCTATTTAAGAAAAAGGGTACCGAATACCTTTTACTCTATTAAACTTCAGGATGAAACAATTGGCGGATTTTTACAGAGCTTTAAACCACCGTATACATTATCTACTTATCATATCTCAAAAGAAGAGCTGAAAGAATATTTGCAGCATGAAGGCATTTGCGGTATAGACGAACATGAAGGACAAATTGATCCAGAACAACAGGACTATCGCATCACAACTAATACAGCAATATTTCCAAAGTATCGCTTAGAAACAAATTATATTTACAATGTTTTCGACGAGTATCTTTCATTTATCAGTCAATAA
- a CDS encoding bifunctional metallophosphatase/5'-nucleotidase translates to MKQQMNIYYTSDVHGYLFPTNYADTEDRPMGLLKCIPDFQKDENTLIIDGGDMLQGSALASYCQAHPEEGFPQATVLNQAGYDFVTLGNHDVNFGTAYLYHYLEQLNAACICENILDRKTQSKKYPWTVKTLENGMKIGIVGVVTDYINVWEKEENIEDILITDPFEAAKQALAEMKEQALDLTICVYHGGFERDVKSGKQLSITTENIGYKICEQLDFDLLLTGHQHLLIEGQILHGTYIVQPSANALNYAAITVEKKEGALQIASIVGKPSEQPQADTFELLQPVEQKVQQWLDESIGSLDKEALADEKLAIALHGSPVVELIGAVQLQASQAQITVVSLANTSPGFHQEVTMRDVIATYPYTNHLITLKITGAQLKQVIEKNADYFALDEQNNINISQRYLYPKIEHYHYDFFVGVEYEIDLCQKAGERLAALTYQGTPVEDQEKFTISLSDYRASGGGGFSTYQDCPVVDEGAKEIVELIVEYIRSSEKIVVPNRLKYKISSSCE, encoded by the coding sequence GTGAAACAACAAATGAATATTTATTATACATCTGACGTCCATGGTTATTTGTTTCCTACGAATTACGCGGATACAGAAGATCGCCCGATGGGGTTATTAAAATGTATTCCTGATTTTCAAAAGGATGAAAATACCTTGATCATTGATGGCGGAGATATGCTGCAAGGTTCAGCATTAGCGTCCTATTGTCAAGCACATCCCGAAGAAGGATTTCCGCAAGCAACTGTTTTAAATCAGGCAGGGTATGATTTTGTGACGTTAGGAAACCATGACGTCAACTTTGGCACAGCTTATTTATATCACTATTTAGAACAATTGAATGCCGCTTGTATCTGCGAAAATATACTTGACCGAAAAACACAAAGTAAAAAATACCCGTGGACAGTTAAAACATTAGAAAACGGCATGAAAATTGGCATCGTAGGTGTGGTTACGGATTATATCAACGTCTGGGAAAAAGAAGAGAATATCGAGGATATTTTGATCACTGATCCTTTTGAAGCGGCAAAACAGGCATTAGCTGAAATGAAAGAACAAGCACTCGATTTGACGATTTGCGTCTACCATGGCGGCTTTGAGCGTGATGTAAAGTCGGGGAAACAATTGTCTATAACGACTGAGAACATTGGCTATAAAATCTGTGAACAGCTCGATTTTGATCTTTTATTGACTGGACATCAGCATCTGTTGATCGAAGGCCAGATTTTACATGGGACCTATATTGTTCAGCCTTCTGCTAATGCATTGAATTATGCAGCGATCACTGTTGAAAAAAAAGAGGGTGCTTTACAAATAGCATCGATTGTCGGGAAACCAAGTGAACAGCCGCAAGCAGATACTTTTGAACTGTTACAGCCTGTGGAACAAAAAGTCCAACAATGGCTGGATGAATCGATCGGGTCACTGGATAAAGAAGCCTTAGCAGATGAAAAACTAGCGATAGCACTTCACGGCAGTCCTGTTGTTGAGCTGATCGGTGCTGTTCAACTTCAAGCCAGTCAAGCACAGATTACGGTTGTTTCTTTAGCAAATACATCACCAGGATTTCACCAAGAAGTGACGATGAGAGATGTTATTGCTACGTATCCTTATACGAATCATCTAATCACATTAAAGATCACAGGTGCACAATTAAAGCAGGTGATAGAGAAAAATGCCGATTACTTTGCTTTAGATGAACAAAATAACATCAATATTTCTCAAAGATATCTATATCCAAAAATTGAACATTACCACTATGATTTTTTTGTTGGAGTAGAATATGAAATCGACCTTTGTCAAAAAGCGGGAGAGCGCTTAGCTGCTTTAACGTATCAGGGAACCCCTGTTGAAGATCAGGAGAAGTTTACGATTTCATTGAGTGATTATCGAGCAAGCGGAGGCGGTGGTTTTTCGACGTACCAAGACTGTCCGGTTGTTGATGAGGGAGCAAAAGAAATCGTTGAATTGATCGTGGAATACATTCGTTCTTCAGAAAAAATAGTAGTACCCAATCGATTGAAGTATAAAATTAGTAGCTCCTGTGAATGA
- a CDS encoding LysM peptidoglycan-binding domain-containing protein, translating into MEEEYSRRKQTRPASTPKSWMIIVILLLFINTLALGSLLFMNTQENTKNEERFNNIEKKVSQLDQETNKQTPVSEETEQNVLTRPSSTQESQSEQSSSTTVDSTHTADQTTPSSETTTHVAEPAATTYTVQSGDTLSVIAEKNNISLQDLMAKNNLTDATVYIGQVLSLQ; encoded by the coding sequence TTGGAAGAAGAATACTCTCGACGCAAACAAACACGACCAGCTTCTACACCAAAATCGTGGATGATCATTGTTATTTTATTATTATTTATCAATACGCTGGCACTGGGTAGTTTGTTGTTTATGAATACGCAGGAAAATACCAAAAATGAAGAACGATTCAATAACATTGAAAAGAAAGTCAGCCAGCTTGATCAAGAAACAAACAAACAGACACCTGTCTCTGAAGAGACAGAACAAAATGTTTTGACACGACCAAGCTCAACTCAAGAAAGTCAATCAGAGCAATCAAGTTCGACTACAGTAGATTCCACACACACTGCAGATCAGACAACACCATCATCTGAAACGACTACTCATGTTGCTGAACCTGCTGCAACGACGTATACTGTTCAATCAGGTGATACACTTTCTGTGATCGCTGAGAAAAATAACATTTCTCTTCAAGATTTGATGGCTAAAAATAATCTAACTGACGCAACTGTCTACATTGGGCAGGTACTCTCATTACAATAA